One Candidatus Limnocylindrales bacterium genomic window, GCTCTTCCTTGCCAGCTACGTCGTCTATCACTGGCATCACGGCGACACGCGCTTCACGGGGCAGGGGCTGGTGCGGCCGGTGTACTTCTTCATCCTCGTGTCGCACATACTCCTGACCATGGCGGCGCTTCCGATGATCCTCACCACCGTCTACTACGCCGCAGGTCGCAGGTTCGTGCAGCATCGGCGGCTGGCGCGCTGGACTCTACCCATCTGGCTGTACGTGTCGGTTACCGGCGTTCTCATCTTCGTCTTCTTGCGGGTCTGGTCGTGAGCGAACACGGCCGCCGCTGGCGCCGCCGCACCCTCGACGGCGCGGTCGGCGCGTGGCTCATCGCAATCTTCCTGCCGCTCGCCCTGGCGGAGGCAGCCGAGCGCAAGGTGACGAGCCTCGAAGATCGCGGGCCCGGCAGCCTCCGCCAGGCCATCGACCGTTCCTCGCCGGGCGACGTCATTCGCTTCGATGTTGCCGGTGTCATCAAGCTGACCGGCGGCGAGCTGCTGCTGCAGCATTCGCTGACGATCGAGGGGCCGGGCGCTGCCGCGCTGGCGATTTCCGGCGCCGG contains:
- a CDS encoding DUF420 domain-containing protein → MDQRSVFTGIGLVSAAIFGFLVWIIYLRAPAGAAGVDVSHLPALNAAFNSMSALCLLAGYAAARRRAFDLHALAMLLALGFSGLFLASYVVYHWHHGDTRFTGQGLVRPVYFFILVSHILLTMAALPMILTTVYYAAGRRFVQHRRLARWTLPIWLYVSVTGVLIFVFLRVWS